TAAAAAAAATATAGCTTTCTTTTAAAAAACATACTCTAAAGGGGTTATTAATAATACATTTTATTATAGTTGATGAGTGGATACTAATAATCAAGAAATAACTCTTACATAATCTGAAATTTGTTCTGGCCAAAAGCATTTTTGTTCTATCAACCAATCAACACGAGCTTCGTCCAAAATCTCACCAGGAATCAATAAAGGTATTCCAGGAGGATAAGGGCAAACCATCTCAACAGAAATTCTTCCTATGGCATCCTGTAGATGAACCTTCTCAAAATTCGATCTCCAAGAAGAAAAACCTGGTTTGTATGGTTTAGAGACGATACTGAAAGGTGGTTTTTTAAAAAAACAAGATTTATGTTGGCCTAAAGATGTAAGGATTTCGTTCCAAACTCTTACAAATCTTTCTCCTAATCTTTGGTGAGAAGAGAATCCAAGACAAAAGGTTAGTGTTCCTGGCTCAGCCAATTCACCAATTATTCTTTTTTTTATAAACCTTTTATCAACTTCAATACCACTCAAACCGAATTTTGACGTGTGAAGAATAATTCTTAGTGGATCACTATTTTTAAGAAGAGGAACTTCTTTATTAATCAAAAAATCTTTTAACAACTCAGCTTCGTCTATGCAAGATTTCAATTTTTTTAATCCTTTGGATTCAATAAGTTCCTTTATTGAACTTTCACAAGAAGCTAATAACAAAGAACTTGGGCTTGAAGTTTGAAGCAATTCAATACTTCTTTCAATTTTAAATGGGTCAACCTTTTCACCTTGCGACCATAAAACTGCGGATTGAACTAATCCTGGTGCAGATTTATGAAGAGAGTGAACAACAAGATCTGCGCCAAAAGAGATCGCCGACTTAGGTAAGTCTGATCTTATTTGACTAATTAGGTAAGCTCCATGAGCCTCATCAACCAAAACTGGCAAACAATGTGAATGAATCTCCTTAATCAAAGATTCAATATCTGCAGAATATCCTTGATATGTTGGGTTAACTAAAACTACGGCCGCTATATCCTCATCAAGCTCTTTTGCTTTTTCAAAAACCCTATGAAGCCATTTTCTATCAAAAACAGAGGCATGCCCTCTATCAGTCAAATAAGGTACATCAAAAAGTAATGGTATTAAGCCTCCAAACAGGCATGCTTGAATACAGCTTTTATGTATATTTCTTGGCATGAGAACAGCTTGACCAGGACGAGCTAGAGCCAGCATTGAACTTTGAAGTAAACCCGTCGCGCCATTAACTCCATACCAACATCTATCAACACCCACTTCATAGGCAGAAGACTTTTGACTTTCTGCTATTGCTCCTTCACTAATCAAAGGACCACCAATCTCAAAAAGCTCAGGTAAATCCCAAATACCAGGTCTTAGCTTCAGTAGTTTTTTTATTTCTTTTGGGAGTGCATTTCCTCTCCCATGGGCTGGCAAGAAAAGATTTTCACTTCTATTAATAGAAAGCAAGTTTAAAAGCCCCATAGAATAAAAGGATTACCTAAAGTCAATGTAGTTAAATTAATCAGTAAGCAAATCAAAAGAACTTCTTAGGGGAGCAGCTAAAAGAACTTATGATGGAATCATGAAATACGATTTCAAAAGAGATCTAATCTGGTTAATTTCTAGGCCATGGATATTGGTCCCTAGATTTATTCAGATAGTTGGCGCAATATCACTTCTATTAGCAAGACTTATTTTTCAAGGTTCAAGTAATGACGAAAAGACTCAAAAGAAACTAGCTAAATTCCTACTAAAGACGCTCATTGGCCTGGGCCCCTGTTTTATAAAAGTAGGACAAGCCCTTTCAACCAGGCCAGATCTAATAAGAAAAGATTGGCTGGAAGAATTAACAAACCTGCAAGATAATTTACCCTCATTTTCTCATGAAAAAGCACTTGAAATTATTAAAAATGAACTTGGGAGAACAGCAAATGAACTTTTTGAAGAATTCCCATCTAAACCGATAGCCTCAGCTAGTCTTGGTCAGGTTTATAAAGCAAAGTTAACTAGTACTTATTGGGTAGCAGTAAAAGTTCAGAGACCTAATCTGATTTTCAACATTAGAAGAGATATCGTAATTATAAAAATACTTGGGGTTCTTAGTGCGCCAATACTTCCATTAAATCTTGGATTCGGATTAGGCGAAATAATAGATGAGTTTGGAAGAAGTTTGTTTGACGAAGTTGATTATAAAAAAGAAGCTAATAATGCAAAAAAATTTTCTGACCTTTTCCACAATAATAAGTCAGTAACCATACCAAAAGTAGAAAGACATTTATCATCTGTAAAGGTATTAACCACAAGCTGGATTGATGGCACAAAATTAAAAGATAGAAATGAATTAGTTCTAAATAATTTAAATCCTTCAAAGATTATTAGAACTGGTGTTATCAGTGGAATTCAGCAATTATTAGAGTTTGGATACTTTCATGCAGATCCTCATCCAGGAAACATGTTTGCTCTTGAAGGTCATAATGGTGATTTAGGAAATATAGCCTATGTAGATTTCGGAATGATGGACTCAATTTCAGAGGAAGATAGGTTAACTCTTACTGGCGCAATTGTTCACCTAATAAATAATGATTTTCATGCTGTAGCTAAAGACTTTCAAAAGCTAGGATTTTTAAATAAAGAACAAGATCTTAATCCACTAATACCAGTATTAAAGGAAGTACTTGGAAGTGCAATTGGTAAAGATGTTGCATCTTTTAATTTTAAAGAAATCACCAATAAATTCTCCGAGTTAATGTTTGATTACCCCTTCAGGGTCCCCGCAAGATTCGCTTTGATAATTAGAGCAGTAATTAGCCAAGAGGGACTGGCTCTTCGCCTAGATCCTGATTTTAAAATTATAGATTTAGCCTATCCTTATGTAGCAAAAAGATTACTTACTTCAGATACTAATGAAATGATAAATATTTTATTAGACGTTATATTTGATCAGAATGGTCACATAAGAGTTGAGCGGATAGAAAATTTATTTG
The sequence above is drawn from the Prochlorococcus marinus str. MIT 1013 genome and encodes:
- a CDS encoding ABC1 kinase family protein; protein product: MKYDFKRDLIWLISRPWILVPRFIQIVGAISLLLARLIFQGSSNDEKTQKKLAKFLLKTLIGLGPCFIKVGQALSTRPDLIRKDWLEELTNLQDNLPSFSHEKALEIIKNELGRTANELFEEFPSKPIASASLGQVYKAKLTSTYWVAVKVQRPNLIFNIRRDIVIIKILGVLSAPILPLNLGFGLGEIIDEFGRSLFDEVDYKKEANNAKKFSDLFHNNKSVTIPKVERHLSSVKVLTTSWIDGTKLKDRNELVLNNLNPSKIIRTGVISGIQQLLEFGYFHADPHPGNMFALEGHNGDLGNIAYVDFGMMDSISEEDRLTLTGAIVHLINNDFHAVAKDFQKLGFLNKEQDLNPLIPVLKEVLGSAIGKDVASFNFKEITNKFSELMFDYPFRVPARFALIIRAVISQEGLALRLDPDFKIIDLAYPYVAKRLLTSDTNEMINILLDVIFDQNGHIRVERIENLFDVLVQDSSTPAKELIPVAGAGLKLLTSSRGSLIRKNLLMSIIKDERIDTKDMKQLIKLVRKTFNPLRMAAGLTKQNNTQVA
- a CDS encoding lysine decarboxylase, translated to MGLLNLLSINRSENLFLPAHGRGNALPKEIKKLLKLRPGIWDLPELFEIGGPLISEGAIAESQKSSAYEVGVDRCWYGVNGATGLLQSSMLALARPGQAVLMPRNIHKSCIQACLFGGLIPLLFDVPYLTDRGHASVFDRKWLHRVFEKAKELDEDIAAVVLVNPTYQGYSADIESLIKEIHSHCLPVLVDEAHGAYLISQIRSDLPKSAISFGADLVVHSLHKSAPGLVQSAVLWSQGEKVDPFKIERSIELLQTSSPSSLLLASCESSIKELIESKGLKKLKSCIDEAELLKDFLINKEVPLLKNSDPLRIILHTSKFGLSGIEVDKRFIKKRIIGELAEPGTLTFCLGFSSHQRLGERFVRVWNEILTSLGQHKSCFFKKPPFSIVSKPYKPGFSSWRSNFEKVHLQDAIGRISVEMVCPYPPGIPLLIPGEILDEARVDWLIEQKCFWPEQISDYVRVIS